A region from the Candidatus Methylomirabilota bacterium genome encodes:
- the purN gene encoding phosphoribosylglycinamide formyltransferase: MRTSPLTLGVLISGRGSNLQAILDAIDAGRCPARVAVVVSDRGGAAGLDRARRAGVKAVHVDPHAYPHRAAFDDAVATVLAEHAVELVCLAGYMRLLSPGFVQAYRGRILNVHPALLPAFPGLHAQRQALAYGAKVTGATVHFVDEGVDTGPIVLQAAVPVLEGDTEDTLSARILVEEHRLYPEAIRLYAEGRLAVEGRRVRLEDRP, translated from the coding sequence ATGCGCACCTCACCGCTCACCCTCGGCGTGCTGATCTCGGGCCGCGGCTCGAACCTCCAGGCGATCCTCGACGCGATCGACGCCGGTCGCTGCCCGGCGCGGGTCGCGGTCGTGGTGAGCGATCGTGGGGGGGCGGCCGGGCTCGACCGGGCCCGGCGGGCCGGCGTGAAGGCCGTCCACGTCGATCCTCACGCCTATCCCCACCGCGCCGCCTTCGACGATGCGGTGGCCACGGTCCTCGCCGAGCATGCCGTCGAGCTGGTCTGTCTGGCCGGTTACATGCGCCTGCTCTCCCCCGGCTTCGTGCAGGCCTACCGCGGACGCATCCTGAACGTGCACCCGGCCCTGCTCCCGGCCTTCCCGGGTCTCCACGCGCAGCGCCAGGCGCTCGCCTACGGGGCCAAGGTGACCGGCGCGACCGTCCACTTCGTGGATGAGGGTGTGGACACCGGACCGATCGTGCTGCAGGCGGCCGTCCCCGTCCTCGAAGGCGATACCGAGGACACGCTGTCCGCGCGGATCCTGGTCGAGGAGCATCGCCTCTACCCGGAGGCCATCCGCCTCTATGCCGAAGGGCGGCTCGCCGTCGAGGGTCGGCGGGTCCGCCTCGAGGACCGTCCGTGA
- the purH gene encoding bifunctional phosphoribosylaminoimidazolecarboxamide formyltransferase/IMP cyclohydrolase, which translates to MSRVRRALLSVSDKTGIVELAQGLAEFGVELVSTGGTARALGEAGLKVREVAELTGFPEMLDGRVKTLHPAIHGGILARRGHPEHVRQLALHGIETIDLVVVNLYPFEATVARPGAGFEEIVESIDVGGPALIRAAAKNHAGAGVLVDPAQYGPVLEELRRSGAELSPETRRRLAQEAFRRTAQYDAAIAAWLRAPLPSRAPASDTPPLFPPILRLEAERVQELRYGENPHQAAALYRPSGRPLGVGAARQLHGPELSYNNILDFAAALGLLLEFDEPAAVVIKHTNPCGAAVGADVRAALERAKASDPVSIYGGIVGVNRPVEPSLLPPLAGVLLEILFAPAFTAEALEELARTKKKLRVLQVPCDRSGWPSRPTELRSVPGALLAQDADLADLDPDASKVVSRRQPTAAEWQGLRFAWRVAKHVKSNAIVLTSTDQVLGVGAGQMSRVDAARLAVMRARDHGHPMAGAVAASDAFFPFRDGLDVVAEAGATAVIHPGGSIRDDEVIAAADARGMAMVLTGIRHFKH; encoded by the coding sequence GTGAGCCGGGTGCGCCGGGCGCTCCTCTCGGTCTCCGACAAGACGGGCATCGTGGAGCTCGCCCAGGGCCTGGCCGAGTTCGGGGTGGAGCTGGTGTCGACCGGGGGCACGGCCCGCGCCCTCGGCGAGGCCGGTCTCAAGGTGCGCGAGGTGGCGGAGCTGACCGGCTTCCCCGAGATGCTGGACGGGCGGGTCAAGACGCTCCACCCCGCGATCCACGGGGGAATCCTGGCGCGCCGCGGCCATCCCGAGCACGTGCGCCAGCTCGCGCTGCACGGGATCGAGACGATCGACCTGGTGGTGGTGAACCTCTACCCGTTCGAGGCGACCGTCGCCAGGCCGGGGGCGGGCTTCGAGGAGATCGTCGAGAGCATCGACGTCGGCGGGCCGGCCCTGATCCGGGCGGCCGCCAAGAATCACGCCGGCGCCGGGGTCCTCGTCGATCCGGCCCAGTACGGGCCGGTGCTGGAGGAGCTGCGCCGGAGCGGGGCCGAGCTGTCGCCGGAGACGCGTCGGCGTCTCGCCCAGGAGGCGTTCCGGCGCACGGCCCAGTACGACGCCGCCATCGCCGCCTGGCTTCGGGCGCCGCTCCCGTCCCGGGCCCCCGCGAGCGACACGCCGCCGCTCTTCCCGCCGATCCTGCGGCTCGAGGCCGAGCGCGTCCAGGAGCTCCGCTACGGCGAGAACCCGCACCAGGCGGCCGCGCTCTACCGCCCGTCCGGGCGCCCGCTCGGGGTGGGGGCGGCGCGCCAGCTCCACGGCCCGGAGCTCTCCTACAACAACATCCTGGACTTCGCGGCGGCGCTCGGGCTCCTCCTCGAGTTCGACGAGCCGGCGGCGGTGGTGATCAAGCACACGAATCCCTGTGGGGCCGCCGTCGGGGCCGACGTCCGCGCCGCCCTGGAGCGGGCCAAGGCGTCCGATCCCGTCTCGATCTACGGGGGGATCGTCGGAGTGAACCGGCCGGTGGAGCCGTCCCTCCTCCCGCCGCTCGCCGGGGTTCTCCTCGAGATCCTCTTCGCGCCGGCCTTCACCGCCGAGGCGCTCGAGGAGCTCGCTCGCACGAAGAAGAAGCTCCGGGTCCTGCAAGTGCCCTGCGACCGGTCGGGCTGGCCATCACGGCCCACCGAGCTCCGGAGCGTGCCCGGCGCCCTCCTCGCCCAGGACGCCGACCTCGCCGATCTCGACCCGGACGCCAGCAAGGTCGTCAGCCGGCGCCAGCCGACGGCCGCCGAGTGGCAGGGTCTCCGCTTCGCCTGGCGGGTGGCCAAGCACGTCAAGTCGAACGCGATCGTCCTGACCTCGACCGATCAGGTGCTCGGGGTGGGGGCCGGCCAGATGAGCCGGGTGGACGCCGCCCGTCTGGCCGTGATGCGGGCCCGCGACCACGGGCATCCGATGGCCGGCGCGGTGGCCGCCTCCGACGCGTTCTTTCCCTTCCGGGACGGGCTCGATGTCGTGGCCGAGGCGGGCGCCACCGCCGTCATCCACCCCGGCGGCTCGATTCGCGACGACGAGGTCATCGCCGCGGCCGACGCGCGCGGGATGGCCATGGTCCTGACGGGCATTCGCCACTTCAAGCATTGA
- a CDS encoding CinA family nicotinamide mononucleotide deamidase-related protein, with translation MRIEIICTGDEVLTGKIVNTNFSYMSQKLEDVGLAVRWETTVGDDRESLLQAFQLARERADAVIVNGGLGPTVDDLSQEVAAQAARVELVLNEPWLTRMEEFFRRRSRMMPPNNRKQAMLPATAEVLDNPIGTACGFALDIGKARFFFTPGVPRELHRMLEEQVIPRLLARSGLQTAILVKRFHSYGLGESHVDALLAGVETLAPDGSVKLGFRAHYPQLETKLTVRGTDMDEARKTLGPVEQEVRRRLGNFILAEDDQTLEGVILGELASRRASLSVVETFTSGQIAARIGHLPGAETVFRRGIVARALAEVWAAAGLEGAPPAGELTRETAEALARAARRQTGATHALAVLIDLDDGPDRIEFGGTICLAIATEHDAASRRSRIVGGREWVRLGAVELGLDCLRRYLQERPVSERIDFEKA, from the coding sequence ATGCGCATCGAGATCATCTGCACCGGCGACGAGGTCTTGACGGGGAAGATCGTCAACACCAACTTCAGCTACATGAGCCAGAAGCTCGAGGACGTCGGCCTCGCGGTCCGGTGGGAGACGACCGTCGGCGACGACCGGGAGAGCCTCCTGCAGGCGTTCCAGTTGGCGCGGGAGCGCGCCGATGCCGTCATCGTCAACGGGGGCCTCGGCCCGACGGTGGACGACCTGTCGCAGGAGGTCGCGGCCCAGGCCGCACGCGTCGAGCTCGTCCTCAACGAGCCGTGGCTCACCCGGATGGAAGAGTTCTTCCGCCGGCGCAGCCGCATGATGCCGCCCAACAACCGGAAGCAGGCCATGCTTCCCGCCACCGCCGAGGTGCTCGACAATCCGATCGGCACCGCCTGCGGCTTTGCGCTCGACATCGGCAAGGCCCGCTTCTTCTTCACCCCCGGGGTGCCGCGCGAGCTGCATCGCATGCTCGAGGAGCAGGTCATCCCGCGGCTGCTCGCCCGGAGCGGCCTGCAGACGGCGATCCTCGTGAAGCGGTTCCACTCGTACGGGCTGGGCGAATCGCACGTCGACGCGCTGCTGGCGGGCGTGGAGACGCTGGCGCCCGACGGGAGCGTGAAGCTCGGCTTCCGGGCCCACTATCCGCAGCTCGAGACCAAGCTGACCGTGCGCGGCACCGACATGGACGAGGCCCGGAAGACACTCGGGCCGGTCGAGCAGGAGGTGCGCAGGCGGCTCGGAAATTTCATCCTGGCCGAGGACGACCAGACGCTGGAGGGCGTCATCCTGGGCGAGCTGGCGAGCCGCCGGGCCTCGCTGTCGGTCGTGGAGACGTTCACCAGCGGGCAGATCGCGGCGCGCATCGGCCACCTCCCGGGCGCGGAGACGGTCTTCCGCCGGGGCATAGTAGCCCGCGCGCTCGCCGAGGTATGGGCAGCGGCCGGCCTCGAAGGCGCTCCGCCGGCAGGCGAGCTGACTCGCGAGACGGCCGAGGCGCTGGCGCGGGCGGCCCGACGCCAGACCGGCGCCACCCACGCGCTGGCCGTGCTGATCGACCTCGACGACGGTCCCGATCGGATCGAGTTCGGCGGGACCATCTGCCTGGCGATTGCAACGGAGCATGATGCCGCTTCGCGGCGCAGCCGCATCGTGGGCGGCCGCGAGTGGGTGCGCCTGGGCGCGGTCGAGCTGGGGCTGGACTGCCTACGCCGCTACCTCCAGGAGCGGCCGGTCTCCGAGCGGATCGACTTCGAGAAGGCGTGA
- a CDS encoding DUF5674 family protein, with translation MSAPVTLEELRRLAGQQFGDFVKAVVDVGRGVMAIGGELHADEEALLLQDGAGQADLWGINLYPDRPSAELIEFDSMINVRPSRGNRSRGVEDAAVQRQIQDIVGRLVVS, from the coding sequence GTGAGCGCGCCCGTTACGCTCGAGGAGCTGCGGCGCCTGGCCGGGCAGCAGTTCGGCGACTTCGTCAAGGCCGTGGTGGATGTCGGGCGCGGCGTGATGGCCATCGGCGGAGAGCTTCACGCCGACGAGGAGGCCCTTCTCCTCCAGGACGGGGCCGGCCAGGCGGACCTCTGGGGCATCAACCTCTATCCCGACCGGCCGAGCGCAGAGCTGATCGAGTTCGACTCCATGATCAATGTCCGCCCCTCCCGGGGCAACCGATCTCGCGGAGTGGAAGACGCCGCGGTGCAGCGGCAGATCCAGGACATCGTCGGCAGACTCGTCGTCTCGTGA
- a CDS encoding putative quinol monooxygenase, with amino-acid sequence MADVLTVVAKIRAAKGRGDALAALLKEQVAAVRKAEPGCLVYRPHRSTKDPDLFIFYEQYKDDAAFDAHRKAPYLAAYRERREQEGLTEGAVEVEFYRSLVD; translated from the coding sequence ATGGCTGACGTGCTCACGGTGGTCGCGAAGATTCGGGCCGCGAAGGGCAGGGGCGACGCGCTAGCGGCCCTCCTCAAGGAGCAGGTGGCGGCGGTGCGAAAAGCGGAGCCGGGCTGCCTCGTGTACCGCCCGCACCGATCCACGAAGGACCCCGACCTCTTCATCTTCTACGAGCAGTACAAGGACGACGCCGCCTTCGACGCCCACCGCAAGGCGCCCTATCTGGCCGCGTATCGGGAGCGCCGCGAGCAGGAGGGGCTCACCGAGGGTGCGGTCGAGGTGGAGTTCTACCGCTCGCTCGTCGATTGA
- a CDS encoding nuclear transport factor 2 family protein — protein sequence MQTTAASRLDLDTLLDLNRDYIRSVQASDVRRFDQILADDFLCTNPDGSLVDREAFLKQTARPATIANLEAHDVNVRIIGDVAIIHARTTYTRPDGQVGSGRYTDVWARRHGVWLAVAAHVTRC from the coding sequence ATGCAGACCACGGCGGCATCCCGGCTCGACCTGGACACCCTGCTGGACCTCAACCGTGACTACATCCGATCGGTGCAGGCGTCGGATGTCCGCCGGTTCGACCAGATCCTGGCCGACGACTTCCTGTGCACCAACCCCGACGGATCGCTCGTCGATCGGGAGGCATTCCTGAAGCAGACGGCCCGGCCGGCTACGATCGCCAATCTCGAAGCCCACGACGTCAACGTCCGCATCATCGGAGACGTCGCGATCATCCACGCCCGGACCACGTACACGCGGCCCGACGGACAGGTCGGGTCGGGTCGCTACACGGACGTGTGGGCGCGTCGCCACGGCGTCTGGCTCGCCGTGGCCGCCCACGTCACCCGCTGCTGA
- a CDS encoding 4-coumarate--CoA ligase family protein, with product MIIKSSSPAVTIPDLPITAYVLRHAERLGDKPALIDGPSGRTLTYRQLREAVSRAATGLARRGFRQGDVLAIYSPNLPEYAVVFHAVASLGGINTTVNPLYTGEELAKQLKDSGARFLVTVPPFLDKARDAATRSGIEEIFVIGTAEGARPFADLLQAPPSPPAVAIDPRRDVVVLPYSSGTTGLPKGVMLTHHNLVANLQQCEGMEGFDGFAERDVVMAVLPFFHIYGMVVIMKLALAQGGTLVTMPRFDLVEFLGLIQKYRISILPIVPPIVLGLVKHPAVAQFDLSSVRLVFSGAAPLGEEIARQLSSKLRCPVVQGYGMTEASPVTHLSPTRNAPVKPGSIGKVVPNTEVKIVDVATGAELGTRQEGELLIRGPQIMKGYLNRPQETADSIDGQGWYHTGDVGYVDDEEWFYIVDRTKELIKYKGLQVAPAELEALLLTHPAVLDVAVVRKTDEEAGEVPKAYVVLKADDASRATSAQALMGWTAERVAPHKRIRHVEFIDQIPKSASGKILRRVLIDRERTS from the coding sequence ATGATCATCAAGAGCAGCAGCCCCGCCGTCACGATTCCCGATCTCCCGATCACGGCGTACGTGCTGCGGCACGCCGAGCGGCTCGGCGACAAGCCCGCCCTCATCGACGGGCCGAGCGGACGCACCCTGACCTACCGGCAGCTGCGCGAGGCGGTCAGCCGGGCCGCGACCGGGCTGGCCCGCCGCGGCTTCCGCCAGGGCGACGTCCTCGCCATCTACAGTCCGAACCTCCCCGAGTACGCGGTGGTCTTCCACGCGGTGGCGTCGCTGGGTGGCATCAACACCACCGTCAATCCGCTGTACACCGGCGAGGAGCTGGCCAAGCAGCTCAAGGACTCGGGGGCCCGATTCCTGGTCACCGTCCCGCCCTTCCTCGACAAGGCCAGGGACGCGGCCACCCGGAGCGGGATCGAGGAGATCTTCGTGATCGGGACGGCCGAGGGCGCCCGGCCGTTCGCGGACCTGCTCCAGGCGCCGCCGAGCCCGCCGGCCGTCGCCATCGATCCGCGACGGGACGTCGTCGTGCTGCCGTACTCCAGCGGCACCACCGGGCTCCCCAAGGGTGTCATGCTGACCCACCACAACCTCGTCGCGAACCTCCAGCAGTGCGAGGGCATGGAGGGCTTCGACGGCTTTGCCGAGCGGGACGTCGTCATGGCGGTGCTGCCGTTCTTCCACATCTACGGCATGGTCGTCATCATGAAGCTGGCACTGGCCCAGGGCGGCACCCTGGTGACGATGCCGCGTTTCGATCTCGTGGAGTTTCTCGGTCTCATCCAGAAGTATCGGATCAGCATCCTGCCCATCGTTCCGCCCATCGTGCTGGGTCTGGTGAAGCACCCGGCCGTTGCGCAATTCGATCTCTCCAGCGTGCGCCTGGTGTTCTCGGGCGCGGCGCCGCTCGGCGAGGAGATCGCCCGGCAGCTCTCCAGCAAGCTGAGGTGCCCGGTCGTCCAGGGTTACGGCATGACGGAGGCGAGCCCCGTCACCCATCTGAGCCCGACGCGCAACGCGCCGGTCAAGCCCGGCTCGATCGGCAAGGTCGTGCCCAACACCGAGGTGAAGATCGTCGACGTCGCCACCGGCGCCGAGCTCGGCACGCGCCAGGAGGGAGAGCTGCTGATCCGGGGACCCCAGATCATGAAGGGCTACCTCAACCGGCCGCAAGAGACCGCCGATTCCATCGACGGCCAGGGGTGGTATCACACCGGCGACGTGGGGTACGTGGACGACGAGGAGTGGTTCTACATCGTCGACCGCACCAAGGAGCTCATCAAGTACAAGGGCCTCCAGGTCGCGCCGGCCGAGCTGGAGGCGCTGCTCTTGACCCACCCGGCGGTGCTGGACGTCGCCGTCGTCCGCAAGACCGACGAGGAAGCGGGCGAGGTCCCCAAGGCCTACGTGGTCCTCAAGGCCGACGACGCATCCCGGGCGACGAGCGCGCAGGCGCTCATGGGGTGGACCGCCGAGCGGGTGGCGCCGCACAAGCGCATCCGGCACGTCGAGTTCATCGATCAGATCCCCAAGTCGGCATCGGGCAAGATCCTGCGCCGCGTGCTGATCGACCGGGAGCGGACGTCTTAG
- a CDS encoding SDR family NAD(P)-dependent oxidoreductase, with protein sequence MGLLDGKVAVITGASKGIGRVMSRRFAREGAAVICAARSAALVEETAALITEAGGRAIAVTCDAAREADVERMVADGVKAFGKIDTLVNNAGDGGVTKPVQEYTAEDWFYTINSSLTSSYMCIRFCVPEMIKAGGGAIVNISSMAGRRGLAFRIGYCAAKAGQVGMTYGMALELAPQNITVNCVAPGAVEGDRIDRVIEGQARARGMTPEAVRRTMLERSPLKRMVTADDIAAAALFFCGPEARNISGQVLPVNAGEPAG encoded by the coding sequence ATGGGTCTCCTGGACGGGAAGGTCGCGGTCATCACCGGAGCCAGCAAGGGCATCGGGCGCGTCATGAGCCGGCGCTTCGCGAGGGAGGGCGCTGCCGTCATCTGCGCGGCCCGCTCGGCGGCGCTCGTCGAGGAGACGGCGGCGCTCATCACCGAGGCCGGTGGCCGCGCCATCGCCGTCACCTGCGATGCGGCCCGGGAAGCCGACGTCGAGCGCATGGTCGCCGACGGCGTGAAGGCGTTCGGCAAGATCGATACGCTCGTGAACAACGCCGGCGACGGCGGCGTCACCAAGCCCGTGCAGGAGTACACGGCAGAGGACTGGTTCTACACGATCAATTCCAGCCTCACCAGCTCGTACATGTGCATCCGTTTCTGCGTGCCCGAGATGATCAAGGCGGGCGGCGGCGCGATCGTCAACATCTCGTCGATGGCGGGCCGCCGGGGGCTCGCCTTCCGCATCGGCTACTGCGCGGCGAAGGCGGGCCAGGTCGGCATGACCTACGGCATGGCGCTCGAGCTCGCGCCCCAGAACATCACGGTGAACTGCGTGGCACCGGGCGCCGTCGAGGGCGACCGCATCGATCGCGTGATCGAGGGCCAGGCGCGGGCTCGCGGCATGACGCCGGAGGCCGTGCGCCGGACGATGCTCGAGCGCTCCCCGCTCAAGCGCATGGTGACGGCGGACGACATCGCCGCGGCGGCGCTGTTCTTTTGCGGTCCGGAGGCGCGGAACATCTCGGGACAGGTGCTCCCCGTGAACGCCGGAGAGCCAGCCGGGTAA
- a CDS encoding TRAP transporter large permease has product MIEGLVGLAAMMLIAFLRVPISFAMGIVGVVGYAYMRDWNWAVAFAMTQTKLYETGRNYTLSVVPLFILMGSFVTRAGMSQELFRAAYAFIGHLRGGLAMATVWASAGFGGICGSSIATAATMAKVAYPSMKRFGYSDKLAAGTVASAGTLGIMIPPSTIMVIYGVFTETNIGKLFMAGILPGILGAVLLCLAIVYMTWREPGSGPPGQRSTWRERWLALKEVWGVAALFVFVMGGIYGGFFTATEGAGMGAVGAMVFALGRRVLTWRTLYAALLESARTTAMLFLILIGALMFAEFVNITTMPNDLKAFVTRFALSPVAVVAAICTIYVVLGTAMEELSMVLLTMPVFFPVIVHLGFDPVWFGIIIVCVVEIGLISPPVGMNMFVLKTLLPEVPTGTVFRGVMPFMWADVVRLAILVAFPIISLWLPSLMR; this is encoded by the coding sequence ATGATCGAAGGGCTGGTCGGCCTCGCGGCGATGATGCTGATCGCCTTTCTGCGGGTGCCCATCTCGTTCGCCATGGGCATCGTCGGCGTCGTCGGCTACGCCTACATGCGGGACTGGAACTGGGCGGTGGCGTTCGCCATGACCCAGACCAAGCTCTACGAGACCGGCCGCAACTACACGCTGTCCGTGGTGCCGCTGTTCATCCTCATGGGCAGCTTCGTGACGCGGGCGGGCATGTCCCAGGAGCTGTTCCGGGCCGCCTACGCCTTCATCGGCCACCTGCGCGGCGGGCTGGCCATGGCCACCGTGTGGGCCTCGGCCGGCTTCGGCGGGATCTGCGGCTCCTCCATCGCCACCGCGGCCACCATGGCCAAGGTGGCCTACCCCTCGATGAAGCGCTTCGGCTACTCCGACAAGCTGGCGGCGGGCACCGTCGCCTCGGCCGGCACCCTGGGCATCATGATCCCGCCCTCCACCATCATGGTGATCTACGGCGTCTTCACCGAGACCAACATCGGCAAGCTGTTCATGGCGGGGATCCTCCCCGGGATCCTCGGCGCCGTGCTACTCTGCCTCGCCATCGTGTACATGACGTGGCGCGAGCCGGGCTCGGGCCCGCCCGGACAGCGCTCGACCTGGCGCGAGCGCTGGCTCGCCCTCAAGGAGGTGTGGGGCGTGGCGGCGCTGTTCGTGTTCGTGATGGGGGGGATCTACGGGGGCTTCTTCACCGCCACCGAGGGCGCGGGCATGGGCGCCGTGGGTGCCATGGTCTTCGCGCTCGGGCGCCGCGTGTTGACGTGGCGGACGCTCTACGCAGCGCTCCTGGAGAGCGCGCGCACCACCGCCATGCTGTTCCTGATCCTGATCGGTGCCTTGATGTTCGCGGAGTTCGTCAACATCACCACGATGCCGAACGACCTCAAGGCCTTCGTCACGCGCTTCGCGCTGAGCCCGGTGGCGGTGGTGGCCGCGATCTGCACCATTTACGTGGTGCTCGGCACCGCCATGGAGGAGCTGTCGATGGTGCTCCTCACCATGCCGGTGTTCTTCCCGGTGATCGTCCACCTCGGGTTCGACCCGGTCTGGTTCGGCATCATCATCGTATGCGTGGTCGAGATCGGCCTGATCAGCCCGCCGGTCGGGATGAACATGTTCGTGCTCAAGACCCTGCTGCCCGAGGTGCCGACCGGCACCGTGTTCCGTGGCGTGATGCCGTTCATGTGGGCCGACGTCGTGCGCCTGGCCATCCTGGTCGCGTTCCCCATCATCTCGCTCTGGCTGCCGAGCCTGATGCGGTGA
- a CDS encoding TRAP transporter small permease: MTTPDPGWKRHAEAILGAAASSILLGMMLLTFVDVVARYVFNRPVRGAFEVTELMLVVLIFAGLPLVSYADEHALMDFIDRLLGARAKVRLERSVQAACAAIMFLLAWLTWLKADRIWAYRDATDVLRVPYGPFVYFMAVMIGLAGLIHFYKVVQRRR, from the coding sequence GTGACGACGCCCGACCCCGGGTGGAAGCGGCACGCCGAGGCGATCCTCGGCGCCGCCGCCTCATCCATCCTCCTGGGCATGATGCTCCTCACCTTCGTAGACGTGGTGGCGCGGTACGTCTTCAATCGCCCGGTGCGGGGCGCCTTCGAGGTGACCGAGCTGATGCTGGTGGTGCTGATCTTCGCCGGCTTGCCCCTCGTGTCGTACGCCGACGAGCACGCCCTCATGGACTTCATCGACCGACTGCTCGGCGCCCGCGCGAAGGTCCGGCTCGAGCGCTCAGTGCAGGCGGCGTGCGCGGCCATCATGTTCCTGCTGGCCTGGCTCACCTGGCTCAAGGCGGACCGGATCTGGGCCTACCGCGATGCCACCGACGTCCTGCGCGTCCCGTATGGACCCTTCGTCTACTTCATGGCGGTCATGATCGGGCTGGCCGGGCTGATCCACTTTTACAAGGTGGTGCAGCGGCGTCGATGA
- a CDS encoding TRAP transporter substrate-binding protein: MPNVRILVLAAVAGTVIAAAPPALGQTTLTMSSWVSPQHHLTSVVLQGWASEVEKATNGRVKLQMLPKHPSAPPGTFDAVRDGLVDVSYVTASYTPARHILPLLPELPGAGDTALVNSVAYSRIHWKYLDKVGEYKGVKLLAVFTHGPGQMFTKTPVRTINDLQGLKIRTGGGVAEAVAKALGASAFVKPAPESYELLKSGVADGVFFPMESIVSFKLETVLEQATLFPGGMYSSAFGFFMNEDKWAKLGKEDQAAIEKVSGEHLARLAGQSWDEADRKGLEALKKSGVKIVNADPALVAEVQKRSAPIIDDWIKKASAKGVDAARILAGFRAELKKVAAGQ, encoded by the coding sequence ATGCCGAACGTGAGGATACTCGTGCTCGCCGCGGTGGCCGGCACCGTCATCGCCGCCGCGCCGCCCGCGCTCGGGCAGACCACGCTCACGATGTCCTCGTGGGTGTCGCCGCAACACCACCTGACCAGCGTCGTGCTGCAGGGCTGGGCCTCCGAGGTCGAAAAGGCGACCAACGGCCGAGTCAAGCTCCAGATGCTGCCCAAGCATCCCTCGGCGCCACCCGGGACCTTCGACGCGGTGCGGGACGGCCTCGTGGACGTCTCGTACGTGACCGCGAGCTACACCCCGGCCAGACACATCCTGCCGCTCCTGCCCGAGCTGCCCGGCGCCGGCGACACGGCCCTCGTCAACTCGGTCGCCTACTCGCGCATCCACTGGAAGTATCTGGACAAGGTCGGCGAGTACAAGGGCGTGAAGCTCCTGGCCGTGTTCACGCACGGCCCCGGTCAGATGTTCACCAAGACGCCGGTCCGGACCATCAACGACCTGCAGGGCCTCAAGATCCGCACCGGCGGCGGGGTCGCCGAGGCGGTGGCGAAGGCGCTGGGCGCCTCGGCGTTCGTGAAGCCGGCGCCCGAGTCCTACGAGCTGCTGAAGTCCGGCGTCGCCGACGGCGTGTTCTTCCCGATGGAGTCGATCGTCTCCTTCAAGCTCGAGACCGTCCTCGAGCAGGCCACGCTGTTTCCGGGCGGGATGTACAGCTCGGCGTTCGGCTTTTTCATGAACGAGGACAAGTGGGCGAAGCTCGGGAAGGAGGACCAGGCCGCGATCGAGAAGGTCTCCGGCGAGCACCTCGCCCGCCTGGCCGGCCAGTCCTGGGACGAGGCCGACCGGAAGGGCCTGGAGGCGCTGAAGAAGTCCGGGGTCAAGATCGTCAACGCCGACCCCGCCCTGGTCGCCGAGGTCCAGAAGCGCTCCGCGCCCATCATCGACGACTGGATCAAGAAGGCCAGCGCCAAGGGTGTGGACGCCGCCAGGATCCTCGCCGGGTTCCGCGCGGAGCTGAAGAAGGTCGCCGCCGGCCAGTGA